CCGGTCGGCTCGTGGTCGCTCTGGGTCACCGTGGGGTCCTCACGTGGACGCGGGACGGCTCGGTCGCCGTACCGCTCGGACCGCCAGCATGCCGCACCGCCGTCACCACGCCCGGGAGCAGCGGTGCCGGGCGGGAGGCCTACTGCAGCCGGGTGACCTGCACGTCGACGAACATCCGCGAGGTGCCCGAGCCGGAGAAGATGCCGGAGAGCGGCTTCACGTCGCCGTAGTCGCGTCCGGTCGCGGTCACGACGTGGCGGTCGCCCGGCTCGGTGGCGTTGGTCGGGTCGAACCCGCGCCAGCCGTCGTCCCACCACTCCACCCAGGCGTGGGACTCGCCCTTGGCCGGCACGCCGACCTCGGGCTGCACCTTGGGGTGGAGGTAGCCCGACACGTAGCGGGCGGGGATCCCGACCGAGCGCAGGGCGCCGATGACGATGTGGGCCATGTCCTGGCACACGCCGGTGCGGCGCTCCCAGGAGTGCGCGGCGACGGCGTCGACGGTGGTCGAGCCGGAGACGTAGCGGACCTCGTCGTGCACCAGCGCGCACACGGCGTACGCCGCCTCGCTGGGGCTCGCGCTCCGCCCGGCGATCTCGCGGGCCCGCGCCACGAGCTCGGGCGAGGGCGCCACCCGGTCGGGCAGGGTGAGGAAGTCGGTGTGCAGGTCGGCCACCTGCGGCTTGCGCACGTCCTCCCAGCCCATCACCGGGGGACCGGCCGGGGTCCGGTCGGTGTGCACCGTGGCGGTCGCGGTGACGGTGAGCGAGGTGTGGGGGTCGAGCACCTCGAACGCCGTCACCTGGGAGCCCCAGTAGTCGCGGTAGGTGTAGGTCCACGGCGTGGGGGAGACCTCGACGCGGGAGTGGACCACGATCTGGCCGGGCAGGGTGACCGGGGTCAGCCGGGCCTCGTTGAACGAGGTGTTGGCCTTGCCGGTGTACTCGAAGCCGGTGGTGTGCACGATGCGCAGCTGCAGGCTCATCAGGGCCTCCTGGCCGTCGGGACGTGGGCCCGGGTGTCGGGGTGGGCGAGGGGGAGGAGGGCGACGCTCATGCGCGCACCCCGTGCCACTCGGTGGCCTCGGCCCCGGCGAAGTAGCGGCGGGTGATGGCGTCGGTGGCGAGCGCGCAGGTGCGCTGCAGCCGCTCCATCTCGCTGGGCAGCTCGGAGACGAAGTCGCTCAGCGAGCGGTACTCCAGCTCGGCACGGGTCCGACCGAGCAGCCGTTGCGCCTCGTTCTGGACGCCCACGCGGGTGCCCGCGGACTCCAGGCTCTCCAGCGAGCGCTCGGCCTGGGTGAGGCCGAAGACCACCGAGCGCGGGAAGAGCCGGTCGAGCAGCAGGAACTCCGCCGCGCCGCGCTCGGTCTCCAGGCCCTTGTAGGTGCGCAGGAACGCCTCGTAGGCCCCGCACGCCCGCAGCGAGGTGCCCCAGGCCGAGCCCGAGGACAGCGCCGCGGTCGCCACCAGCCGCGAGGTCATGTCGGCCCGCTCGATCGAGCGGCCGAGCACGAGGAACTGGTAGCCCTCGTCGCGGGTCATCGTCGCCTCGGCGATGCCGTTGATCTGGGCGGCGCGGTCCCGCACCCAGCGGAAGGCCACCGGCGGCCGCATCGAGCGGAAGTGGCCCGAGGGGATCGCGCGGTAGGTGGTGTTCATCGCCTCCCACATCGACGTCGAGAGCGTCTCGCGCGCGCGTCGGGCGCTCTCGCGGGCGGCGGCGAGGGTGGCGGAGATCGAGGTGCTCGAGGACGTGTCGTAGGCGAGCACCCGCAGCATCTCGGCGCTGTCGATGGGTGCGTCGTCCTCGACCTCGACGCCCATGATCGACATCAGGCTGCGGCAGGTGGTCTCCTCGTCGACGCCCGGGTCCTCGAGGATCAGCTGGGTCTGCACGTCGAGGATGCGGGCGGTGTCCTCCGCCCGCTCGACGTAGCGCCCGATCCAGAACAGCGACTCCGCGATCCGGCTCAGCATCCGAGCACCTCCTGGTCGGTCGACCCCGTCGAGACCTGCTGCTGTTGCTGTTGCTGCTGCTGGTCCTGGGGGGAGGAGAACGAGTCGAGCGCGGGCCCGATGTCCTGCGGCGTCGCGTGGACGGGGACCCGCTCGGGCTCGGCGCGCACCACGGGCCGGCTCGACCCCGCGAGCACCCAGGTGTCCTTGGAGCCGCCACCGCGCGAGGAGTTGACGATCAGCTCGCCCTCGCCGAGCGCGACCCGGGTCAGGCCACCGGGGAGCACCCAGACCCGGTTGCCGTCGTTGACCGCGAAGGGGCGCAGGTCGACGTGGCGCGGGCGCATCCTGCCGTCGACGTACGTCGGCACGGTGCTCAGCTGGATGACCGGCTGCGCGATCCACGAGCGGGGGTCGGCCAGCACCTTGATGCGCAGCTCGTCGAGCTCGGCGCGGGTGGCGTGGGGCCCGATGACGATGCCCTTGCCGCCGGAGCCGTCGACCGGCTTGAGGACCAGCTCGTCGAGGCGGTCCATCACCTCCTCGCGGTGGTCGGCGTCGCCGAGCCGCCAGGTGTCGACGTTCTTGAGGACCGGCTCCTCGCCGAGGTAGTAGCGCACCAGGTCGGGCAGGTAGGTGTAGACGAGCTTGTCGTCGGCGACGCCGTTGCCGACCGCGTTGGCGATCGTCACGTTGCCGGCCCGCGCGGCGTTGAGCAGCCCGGAGCAGCCCAGCAGCGAGGTGCTGTGGAAGTGCACCGGGTCGAGGAACTCGTCGTCGACGCGGCGGTAGATGACGTGCACCGGCTCCAGGCCCTGGG
This genomic interval from Nocardioides scoriae contains the following:
- a CDS encoding circularly permuted type 2 ATP-grasp protein, translating into MFEDYASGMGAAYDEMFDAEQLRTPYRQLQPSLQTMGTSELQTRVEALQSSYLDQGVTFDIGGEERAFPLDVLPRVIEMEHWAKVEAGVQQRVATLEKFLADVYDAGEVLNDGVIPRRVITTSSHFHRAAAGIEPPNGVRVHVSGIDLIRDDAGEFRVLEDNVRVPSGVSYVMTNRRAIAAALPEVFGEHRIRPVAGYPQKLLTALRAAAPAGVTDPTVVVLTPGVFNGAYFEHALLARTMGVELVEGRDLECRRGRVMMRTTQGLEPVHVIYRRVDDEFLDPVHFHSTSLLGCSGLLNAARAGNVTIANAVGNGVADDKLVYTYLPDLVRYYLGEEPVLKNVDTWRLGDADHREEVMDRLDELVLKPVDGSGGKGIVIGPHATRAELDELRIKVLADPRSWIAQPVIQLSTVPTYVDGRMRPRHVDLRPFAVNDGNRVWVLPGGLTRVALGEGELIVNSSRGGGSKDTWVLAGSSRPVVRAEPERVPVHATPQDIGPALDSFSSPQDQQQQQQQQQVSTGSTDQEVLGC
- a CDS encoding alpha-E domain-containing protein, which gives rise to MLSRIAESLFWIGRYVERAEDTARILDVQTQLILEDPGVDEETTCRSLMSIMGVEVEDDAPIDSAEMLRVLAYDTSSSTSISATLAAARESARRARETLSTSMWEAMNTTYRAIPSGHFRSMRPPVAFRWVRDRAAQINGIAEATMTRDEGYQFLVLGRSIERADMTSRLVATAALSSGSAWGTSLRACGAYEAFLRTYKGLETERGAAEFLLLDRLFPRSVVFGLTQAERSLESLESAGTRVGVQNEAQRLLGRTRAELEYRSLSDFVSELPSEMERLQRTCALATDAITRRYFAGAEATEWHGVRA
- a CDS encoding transglutaminase family protein, translated to MSLQLRIVHTTGFEYTGKANTSFNEARLTPVTLPGQIVVHSRVEVSPTPWTYTYRDYWGSQVTAFEVLDPHTSLTVTATATVHTDRTPAGPPVMGWEDVRKPQVADLHTDFLTLPDRVAPSPELVARAREIAGRSASPSEAAYAVCALVHDEVRYVSGSTTVDAVAAHSWERRTGVCQDMAHIVIGALRSVGIPARYVSGYLHPKVQPEVGVPAKGESHAWVEWWDDGWRGFDPTNATEPGDRHVVTATGRDYGDVKPLSGIFSGSGTSRMFVDVQVTRLQ